TCTTCTGTAGCTGTCCAGAGTTCCTTTGCCACTTACAATCCATTTACTGGTGCCTGGGAATGATACAGCCTGCACTCATGTGCAGACCCCACTATCGGTTTGATAGAGCACGCTTTCAAATGCACATACCAATGATGCTTTCAGAAGAAACAGCTCAGCGGCTTCCAGATCGCAACCCAACCTTTCAGCTTACTGGAATAGATATTTGGTAAgccctgcactacagaaaataacaCAAGACTACCTGAGCTACCTAGCTAGTTAGAAACAGGAATACATGGAGGAAGGTGGGTTGCTGGACCATTTTAGTGAGGGTATTTTATGTTTGACCTGTCTCTACCTAAACAAAGGAGAAACCTACCCATTAAAAGGTTGCCGAGGAGGAGTGAAGAgggaaaacaatataataatactcaTTATAAGGCTATGTTGGATTATTGCTAGTAAAAATACATTGAACAACATAAACGCGCATTTCCAAACTATACAAAAAAATGTGACCAAAATAATTTCATTACTTATCAAAGATGGAGAAGTCAAATTTCCAACCCAAGCAACGGATCACACGGTCATATGGCTCTCGAGCTGCAAAATTATCCAATTCATCATGTGGAAGGATGGTATCAGGTTTAGTTATGTGGTTACTTGTAGGGTTTACATCCTTCTTTAGATAATGCTTGTGGGTAACATACAACTTTCCAGACCAATCCCGGACTAATGCCAGATCTGAAAGATCTCCCTCTAAAAGCCCATCTAATGACTTTAGCTGGTACGTGTCCAAAAGACCATTGTTAACAgctctgaagaaaaaaaaaaaaaagagaaaggaaaGTGTCAACCTGTCATTTCCAGTCAACAATATCCTTTGTGCCACAGCAATTTTTTCACtacaacaaaaaaattataaaaaataaaatagatttttagttAACCATTTCTGCACTTTTACAATCAGTAGCACAAATTAATCTTGAGTAGCCCTTGTCATTCGCATATTTCTTTCCAACAAATGATTTATTCACCTGAGATCTCCCACATAGTGTGTGGACCAAGAAAGTCGGACTCTGGAACGAccaagaatatgtataaaattaGTAGAGCCCAGGATATTTTCAGCTGTTTCAAAAGCAGAATTACCACGTCCAAGGATTAGAACACTCTGTCCTGTAAAATTAGATGGGTCTATAGATATGGTCTCGTAGCCCTCTGCATGCTCTGATCCAGGAAACTTCACAATGTTCGGTAAAGACAATCCACAAGCCACCAGAAGAACGCTGAAACAGGCAGAAAGGGACAGCATTTTTCCCACAATTTTGTTATCCTAAAGCTGATGTGTCGAACAGAATAGTGTTCCCATTTAAAAGTATGTATAGGAATATACAGATCTAATTTGATTGGCAAATCTATGTAGCAATGTGGGGGAGGGCAAACTTGAAATGTGCAGCAGATAGATTTAGAGTTTGAAAGGGGGTTATGACAGCTCAcatctaaatttcagtgtaaaataaagctgtccaggaGTTCTACaatacatgcaaaagcagccagtattttatcTGCATGCAAGACAAAAATGGATATACAtcccttgcactgcaacatggaTAGTGCAGGaattttttctcatttatttgctttactccaaactctaaatgaggctcataGCTCATAAGTGTGTAATGAGTATTCAATAAATGTATGATATAATATGCTCAGTTTACTTTCATGCAAGACAGTGATATAATCAGATAGATGGAACAATGCTAAAACGTCTGTTACAGAAGGATTAGTGCTCACATAACCAGATACTGGAGTTCAATAATTAACATTATGGAACATACAAAATTTGACTctcaatttttaaaaatataaggaAGGGTGGTTTATGTTTACTTGCACTTGAATTCTTGCTCTGTTTGATCCACCAAGAGAAAGTAATGTCCATGCCATGCCCCCGGGTTGGATTCCATTCTGACTCTACGGATGTCCGTTCCATAAAGAACATTGATGCCAGTGCTAAAATCTTTCAAATACCTCAACATGTCATCTGCATGGGGGTAGAATTCACGGGAGTAACGGCTAAAATACAAGAGCTCATCCTGACTTAGCAGAGAGTTCCAGTCATGACGAAGATTAAATTCCTTGTTCCTGCGTCCTGTAAATTGTTTGTTTATGCTAATTAACTTCCGATGCCGTGGAAACCGATCGAAGAAACTACCAGGGTTTTGGTTTCGTTCAAAGACAATGTAATCCCTCATAGAATCTTCCAGAAACTTTGCAATCTGGAGACCTCCGGGTCCAGCACCTAGCACACAGTAATCATGGATGATCTGATGTGAGAGCAGAGCCGGAAGGCTGAAAACGAAAATAATGAGCATAATCTGCATCCtgcacaggggcgggctggggcgggGAGCAGGGAGGCAGATGTCACCCGGGACGGACCCAAAAACATTATGGGCCGGCCCTAATTTCACTTACTTGGTGCTTCGTGagtggcccctcctccgggaccagccaccttctcattGGCCGCTTGACGAAAGCTCCTCCCACCCAATAGGCTGGTTTCTATTgtgacatgggacgcgcaccacgtgataggtgccgttccaagtcagaagactgcagagcagAGTGCGCGGATAAGACAAGGTAAGTGGGGGGGGGCggtgtgtgtgtcagcagcagcatcatcatgtatgtatgtatgtatgtatgtgtatatgtgtgtgtgtcagcagcagcatcatcatgtatgtatgtatgtgtatatgtgtgtgtgtcagcagcatcatgtatatgtgtgtgtgtcagcagcatgttgtgtgtgtgtgtgtgtgtgtgtgtgtgtgtgtgtgtgtgtgtgtgtgtgtgtgtgtgtgtgtgtgtgtgtatatatatatatatatatatatatatatatatatatatatatatatatatcagtatggGGCCAGTaagtgaatgtagtgtgtgtgggggccaataAATGAATGCTGTGTTTGTCAGTAAATGACtgtagtgtgggagggagggggcattttaatataatgtgggaggtaggctattaatttaattgtggaatgcaggtgggggttaattattgggtgctattttatttgtggggtgatggtggggcaatttcatttaatagtggggcctatgaatttataatggggtaattagacctttaatttaatgctggggtggtttgggagctatttattaattgtgggctggttgtggaaatgaggtctattttttaaatgtgattgtttttttaatgcctgtgattgttgtgggaaatggtaatatttgttaaatgtaaatgctatttaaattattgttgcgACTGGAGGgatggaaataggtttatatattaaatgtgtttgctatctaatgtcagggttggttggagagaaagagatctatttagcaaatgtgaatattagtttaatgttgtggctggagggaggcctaattataaaacgtgagtgttattgatttaacatcgggactggttggagttttctaaatttcatgtacccatttctttttcaaatagggcctccaacattccaggatccagacaaccagcaaatgagctaaagtaaccagcagccacaggtggtgacagtgacaaagacaggtaggagagcaggacagtctgccaactgttctgaatctggtgagacagtcccgaatttgggtgactgtttcgcttaggacagttgggagcagggcctgatgaaccactaggctgaccaggctgcagcctggggcactgggtcccggggggcgcggcactgtgggtattttttttttttacattttttttttttcttcattcatttttttttgggggggggagggggggggtcgccgcggggggggtggagggcttgacgatcaaaagcattggtggttagcaacacacagccaatcgccaggctgcctgttgctgtgcagcagacaggaagcaggacgtcttcacttcctatctgctgatctgaggagaggagcgacgctggcacaactacaggtaagtgaaggggggaactgccctgcatatctatagggaggggggggggggggaactgccctgcatatctatagggaggggggggaactgccctgcatatctatagggaggggggggggggactgccctgcatatctatagggagggggggggaactgccctgcatatctatagggagggggggggaactgccctgcatatctatagggagggggggggggaactgccctgcatatctatagggaggggggggggaactgccctgcatatctatagggagggggggggggaactgccctgcatatctatagggaggggggggaactgccctgcatatctatagggagggggggggggaactgccctgcatatctatagggagggggggggaactgccctgcatatctatagggaggggggaggaactgccctgcatatctatagggaggggggggggactgccctgcatatctatagggagggggggggggggggactgccctgcatatctatagggaggggggaactgccctgcatatctataatggggggaactgccctgcatatctatagggagggggagaactgccctgcatatctatagggagggggaactgccctgcatatctataggaagggggggggggggaactaccctgcatatctatagggagggggggaactaccctgcatatctatagggagggggggaactacactgcatatctatagagagggggggggaactacactgcatatctatagagaggggggggggaactaccctgcatatctatagggaggaaggggggactaccctgcatatctatagagagggagaggggggactgtcatgcatatgtatagggagggagagggggactgtcatacaaatctatagggtgcgaggggggggggctgccatgaaaagctatagggaggtagagaggttgatatgtatgaaggagggcagaggaggggggctgatatatgtgactgggggagttttaatgtgacgggggggggatagctagctagcagagtggaggcaaggaaaatagctgcaagggggatggatgcagggtgggaggtaaagaaaatggctgcagcaggggttaaggaaaatggctgtggggggtatttaaaaaatagagcagctttggggggcagaatctcatgattgtgtggtggtcacatgggtggtctcagcaatcactagaatactaaatattagtgagatggggctggtagaggtttgtatttgattgacaacaaatattcagatattgcttatatatgcctgtccaatggggtacttttagctggccataatggagtgttttgttttaactaaagggcctaatcattcagggtttgcattataatacatttttgcattttcaaaaaaggacgccaactttcctgaagccagcgagaggataacaaagttgcaagagagaagagcaaggtaagagacaatggcacaatctgtctaaatttgaatgctggagaatacacctgaacattcatattcaggagtgttcctatacacctatatattcggaggaggggggggggcgctgcggtcgtattagcctagggcggccagaacccttaatcaggccctggttgggaggtatgtcccgcttcaccgtgtactgctcgtgaaggtagaactgtgtgcacctaacagtagtgcacgcagtattgcctgtttatttgtctaaaatgatgaccatgctacatcatatggggttaccctgtctaaagtgcccaggccccccagagccttaatcctctgggcctgggcataaaaatatatatggattaagcagcattaaaatagcctctttttatatagatacatatatattgcacaaaaaaa
This window of the Mixophyes fleayi isolate aMixFle1 chromosome 8, aMixFle1.hap1, whole genome shotgun sequence genome carries:
- the FOXRED2 gene encoding FAD-dependent oxidoreductase domain-containing protein 2 isoform X1; this encodes MQIMLIIFVFSLPALLSHQIIHDYCVLGAGPGGLQIAKFLEDSMRDYIVFERNQNPGSFFDRFPRHRKLISINKQFTGRRNKEFNLRHDWNSLLSQDELLYFSRYSREFYPHADDMLRYLKDFSTGINVLYGTDIRRVRMESNPGAWHGHYFLLVDQTEQEFKCNVLLVACGLSLPNIVKFPGSEHAEGYETISIDPSNFTGQSVLILGRGNSAFETAENILGSTNFIHILGRSRVRLSWSTHYVGDLRAVNNGLLDTYQLKSLDGLLEGDLSDLALVRDWSGKLYVTHKHYLKKDVNPTSNHITKPDTILPHDELDNFAAREPYDRVIRCLGWKFDFSIFDKSVRLKPASGLKGKYPLLKANYEAKYTQGLFVVGTASHSIDFRKSAGGFIHGFRYTARSVHRLTENLYHSIPWPASHYLISQLPNVLLRRMNEASGLYQMFEVLVDVVLVGENTNTFEYLEEVPAGLLPMLEKSTGKKIYDTGLFVLIMEYGKNFSGPDKDVFHYNRAIGEAKVAWRSNFLHPVIYYYRQVPSEQQNDLRPENWPLPRPDQIHHVVEDFLTDWTSPMSHMLPLRRFLENCLQIDLRAFYADSCFVFSLTHQKLPIFCQQGYLQNQGLKGTAYLRQHGNDAGLTESYTKKNERTVEISHNRTNKRDEL